In Candidatus Manganitrophus morganii, the genomic window CCGAACAGCTTCGGAAGGAGATGGGATGCGAAGTGGTGATCGGATTCAATGAATTTTGCGCCCCGACTGTGGATGAAGCGATCGATCGAGCGGCGGCCGTCGGAGCGGAGCAGGTGATCGTCGTTACGCCGATGATGACCCCCGGCGGCGCCCACTCCAAAGCGGAAATTCCCGAGGCGATCGAGCAAGCCCGCCGCCGCCACCCGGGCCTTTCCATTCTGTATGCCTGGCCGTTTGAAACCGCAGAGGTCGCGCGGTTCTTGGCAGGCCAGATCGGGCTGTTCATCTCAAAAACGTAATTACCCATCCCACGGAAGAGAGGAAACGTGTTTCGCGAAGAGAAGACGTTCGTGTTGAGGTTTAGTTTGGAAGCCCGGTTTCTCGAAAATTACGACGGAGAGGAAGACGACTACGCCTGGCTAAAGCGGTGGGAGGGGCAAATCAAGCCGGAAATCCTCAAGTCGATCTTCACCCTCTTGCGCCGGCACCCCGATCTGAAAGCCCACATTCGGAACCGGGGAATTTCCGCCGAGGATGAGGTTGAGATTGTGATAGAGAAAGATTTTTCGGAGGCAGAAGGGCAATGAATTTCAACGGATGGTCAGCTTGGTTTGAAAGTTAAACCGTTTTTCTTTTTTGGCTGGAGCGGGCCCAGTCGCTCAAATAATCAATCAACGGCCGAAGGGTTTCCGGGACCGCGGCTTCATCGGCAAAAACTTCCTTCCGCTTTCCCCCTTCTTCCACCTTGATCCGATATTGAAAACGGTCGCCCCCCGGAAGGTTCGATTTAAGGGAGGTCGGCAGGTTGAAAAAACGCCCCTCTTCGATCAGGCGGCGCAGCCGATCCGCTTCCGTCGAAGGAAGGGTATCCGTATCGATCCGGACGGCCAATCGCATTCCTGCGAAGCCGCCGCTTCTCGTGAAATCGATCTTCATCCGATCCTCTTTATCCCGGTTCCGGGTGAGAATGATCGAGCGTTCCTGTGGAATCCGTCAATAAATCAATCTACCATGTTCGGTTTGAAGAAGACAAGCGGCGGCGGGAGGGAGCATTTCTCTGACGAGAGCGGCAGAATTGAACAACGGCGTATCGGGTCTCCGCCGTTGTTCTCCTGCGTCTGTTAGACCGTCGGTTTTTTGTCGACGGCGGAGCAGTAGGCAAACGCTCCCAACTGAAAAGTGATTTTTTCACGAAGAAGAAGAAACGGCAGAAAAATCGATTTCAGGGAAGGCGGAGAAGATCGGTCGTTCCCCAAATATTCCTCAACTTTCCGCAAGACCTCGGCGGGGTGGATCGGCTTGACCAGATATTCGCTGGCGCCCACTTCCAGACCGCGTTTCCGCGATTCCGGGTCTTTTCTCGCCGTGATCATGAGAATCGGAATGCCGCGTGTTTCCGTGCTTCCCTTGATCTCTTGGCAAACCTCGAAGCCGTCCATTTTCGGCATCATGATATCGAGCAGGATCAGAGCGGGATGCTCCTGACGGACCATTTCGACCGCCTCGGCTCCGTTTTTCGCAACAGAGACGGCGTAGCCTCCTCTTTTCAGGACTGCCGACAAAATATGGATGGCGTCCTGGTTGTCATCAACGATTAATACTCTCTTTGACATCGGAACTCCCTTCTTTTTATAAAGATACGGCGGAAGGTAAAATTTCCTCTTCCGCTCGAAATGGAGAAATGATTGAAATTAAATTTTGGTATAAATCAGTACGGCTTTGGGAAAGAGCGAAACTTTTAAAAAGGCATCTGGTGTCCCCACGGGGATTTGAACCCCGGTTACCGCCGTGAAAGGGCGATGTCCTAGGCCGGGCTAGACGATGGGGACCCAAAGGGCATCGCCGGATACTAGCCGAGACGATGCAAACATGTCAAGCCTTTTTGCATGAGAATGAGTCTTTCTCCGCGATTGAAGCCTATTTTGTGAGTGGCCGGATCGGGAAAGCCGTCCTGAAATGAAGGACCGATCCAGGCGTTCCCGCGGTCGATCGAGAGAACACATTCATGATTATCACCGAGGATGGAGGCAACCCGTGCGGCCGGAGCTCGGCATTTTCACACATGGCAATTGCAAAATCTTCTTGAACCGGTTTGGACGAAACCTCAGCCTGAACCGTGTTTGGAAGCTGAAAATAAATGCTCACTTTTACCCAAAGTAGGGAAGATCACATTGCCGAATGACGCATCGAATCAGAAATCGGTAGGGTGATTTTTAAATTTTCTTCGAAATTGTGATTTTTTTCTCGGGTTAATAGAAGGTCGATTCCTCCGGTTCAAAGGGGCGCTCAAAATAGAAGTGCCCCCTGCAGACGTCCTGTGTTTATTGTCCGGACCTCTTTTTCTCAGAACCGGCTCGGTCGGCCGGCGTCTGTGATTTTTTTGCACAAGGAAGGCGCCAGCGGTCTATAAATCGCTTATGTGGCCGGATTTTACGGCATTCGTTTTGCAAATTTTGTTTTGATGCAGACCGATCTTTCTCTGCTTTGAAAAGAATGCTGCCCCAGATCAGTCCCCTAACTGAAACAGACAGATTACTCTTTCATATGGTCGATGCGCATTCTCGAACGGTTTGGGAGAGATCGGATGCTTATTTACAAGAGACACTGGAAGAGGGTCTTTCATGTGATTCGGCAAAAAAATCTTGGCCTATTGATCCGGAGGGGAAAATGTTAAATGACGTGCTTGAGCGTATTACCAGAGAAAAAATTATCGCAGTCATTCGAACCGAAAATGCCGATCAAGCCGTGAAGACCGTGCAGGCCGTCATGGAAGGGGGGGTTTGTATTTTTGAAATATCCTACACCATTCCGGATGCGCAGGACGTTATTCGGGAATTGATGAAGGAAAGGAATATCCTGGTGGGCGCCGGGACGGTGCTGACTCTCCGTGAAGCGCGCTCGGCGATCGGTCTGGGTTGTCACTTTGTTGCCTCACCGGTCGGAAACCTGGAAATGGTTCCGGTTTGCCGAGACGGCAACGTCGCCTGTATATTAGGAGCCTCGACTCCGTCCGAAATTTATACGGCAATGCGTGGAGGGGCGAATATGGTCAAAGTTTTCCCCGTCGATGCCCTCGGCGGCCCGGATTATATCGATGAGATCCTCAAGCCGCTCCCCTTCCTTAAAATCATTCCGGCGGGGGTCAAGAGTTATGACTCGTTTAAAGAGTACCTCTCCATCGGCGTGGAGGCGATTGCTTTGGGAAGTTTGCTGACTCCCCGCAAACATGTGGAGAGCCAAAATTACGAGGCGATTACGCGCGAGGCGAAAAAGTTCTCTTCCCTTCGGGATGACCTTCTCCGCAAAGCGGCATAGCGTCGGTCCGACACGGATTCATTGAAGACGGATTAGAGAGATCGGAGCGGTGACACAAATCTTGTTCACTCCCGTCCTCATCTAATCCGTTTTTATTTCCTCATCACTTTACCCTTCTGCATCAGTTCGGGTATAGTCTCTCCATGCAGATCTCCCTTACCCCCGAACTCCTTGAGGCCGCCTATCGCCAGGGAATCTTTCCGATGGCCGACGGGGGAGAAATTCGATGGTACTCTCCCGATCCCCGGGGGATCATCGATTTCGAATCTTTCCATCTCCCGAAGCGGCTGGCCAGGACCATTCGCCGGGGACCTTTTGAAATTGTGATCAACCGGAACTTGGAGGCGGTGATTCGGGCCTGCGCCTCTCGGCAAGAGACCTGGATCAACGAGGAGATCATCCGGGCCTATCTGGCGCTTCACCGGTCCGGCAAGGCCCATTCTGTGGAAGCTTATGCGGAGGGAACCCTGGCGGGAGGGCTATATGGGGTCGCGCTCGGCGGCGCTTTTATGGGGGAGTCGATGTTTACCGTTCAGCGGGACGCCTCGAAGGTCTGCCTCGCCTTTTTGGTCGAGCGTCTTAAAAATAGGGGCTACCTTCTCCTCGATACGCAGTTCATTACCTCCCACTTGCAGAGTTTCGGCGCCGTCGAGATTTCACGCCCGGAGTACATGAGACGTCTTGAGAAGGCGCTGGCCCTCGATTGCCGGTTCGATTAAGAAATCGAAACCGTCCCTCCCCATCCGTATCCCTTCTTCAGCAGAACGCGATAGAGGATGACGACCCCGACGAAGAGGGCCGCAAGCAAAAGGGTCATCCAACCGGCCTCGGCTTTGCGCACGACGACGGAGATGACATTTTTCCCGCCGAAGTAGTAGACGACACTTCCCAGATTAAGCAGCCCATGTAAAATCATTCCGGGGAAAAGGCTCTCCGTCCGCTCATAGAGATAGGCCGAGAGGACCCCGGTGAGGAGATGGGGGCTCGCGATCGATCCGTCCGCCAGGGTGAAAAGAAAAGAGGAGATGAGCGCCGCCATGATCGGATCGGACTTCCGGCGGATCGGCCCGTATAACAGGCCGCGGAAGACGATCTCCTCCGCAAACGGACGAAGGACCACCATAAATAGGATCGGAATGACGACGGAAGGGAGCCCCCACATTTTTTCAAAGAAGTGCATCAGGGCGGTGACGAGATCGCGGTTTCGGTAAAGCCGCATCAACCAGGCTTGGGACACCTCGATCGATTGAAATAGAAGGAAGATATAGAAGACGCAGTAAAGAACGAAGAACACCCCGATGATCCACCTCATCGCGAAGAGGAGGCGTATTCCCAATCGTTCCGACGAAAAACCGAGGAGGGTAAAAGGCCGACCGGTGATGAGCCGGTAAAAGAGGAGAACGCCGACGAAGACCGAGATTTCGGCCAGAAAATAGATCGGCACGATGGCCGGTTGATTCCGGAAGGACCAGGGAGACCAGAGAACGATGGCGCTGACCGATTTGAGAAGGGTCGCGGCGAAGATGCCGATCCAAATGCTCCAGACCTGTCGGTCGAACAGGGTTCCCCGGTCAGGATAGGCGTCCTTCTTGACCGAAAAGACGGACCCGGCCGCCAAGAGAACGAGCAAATAGAAAGAGAGCGTCCACCATGTCATCGGAGAGATCCAGGGACGAGATCAAGAACTCAGAAAGCCGGTGATCAGTATCAGAGAGAAAGATTTTCCATTCTTGACTCTATCAGCGTTACTTCAGTCCCGCAAGATAAGTTGCCACCACGTCGAGCTGTTTCTCGGTGAGGCCGACCTTCGGCATCCGGGTTCCCGGTCTTGCCTTTTCCGGATCTTGGAGGAATTCCCGGAGGGCCGTTTCCTCCAAACGTCCACCGACGTTCGAGAGATTCGGTCCGCGCGTCCCGCCGGAGCCGTTGATCACGTGGCACCGTTTACATTTGGCATCAAAGACCTTCTGCCCCGCCTCCGCCGGTGAAAGGCCCGCTAGCGCCTCATCACTGATTCCACCCGAACACCCTGCCAGTAAAATTCCGACCGCCACCGTGGCCCAAATGAGTTTCGACATGTTTTACGCCCCCTCGTTTTCAAAATGAAAGCATCTTATCAAAGAGAAGGGAAATAATCAAAATAAAGTCCATCTGAGGTAGTGGGTCAGTTTGGGTTGAGCGGTTCCTTTTTGGTCGTCATTCCCGCGAAAGCGGGAATCCAGTGCTCTTAAACCTCTGGATGCCCGCTTCCGCGAGCATGACAAAATTTAAACTGGCCCACTACCCCATCTGAAAACCACTTTTCAACGCCACTTGGTTTCGGTTATAATGGCGGCTCGCATCGTCATTAAACGGATTGATCGGGAGATGAGAACAGCATGAAACCGAAAACAATGTTTGAAAAGATCTGGGAAGCCCACGTCGTCCATGAAGAGGCCGGGAAGCCGTCGCTCCTATACATCGATCGGCATTTGATTCATGAGGTGACCTCGGCCCAAGCCTTCGACGGACTTCGGCTGGCCAAGCGGAAGGTGCGGCGGCCCGAATTAACGTTTGCCACGATGGATCACAACGTCCCGACCACCGATCGCGCCCTCCCGATCGAAGATGAAATCTCGGCCAAACAGATGGATACCCTCTCGCGCAATTGCAAAGAGTTCGGGGTGACCCTCTTCGATCTTAAGAGTCCGGAACAGGGGATCGTCCATGTGATCGGTCCGGAGTTGGGGCTGACCCTCCCCGGCTTTACTCTTGTCTGCGGCGACAGCCATACCTCCACCCACGGGGCGTTCGGAGCGCTGGCGTTCGGAATCGGCACGAGCGAGGTGGAGCATGTCTTGGCGACGCAGTGTCTTCTTCAAGACAGACCGAAAACCTTCCTGATCGACGTAAATGGCCCGCGCCCCTACGGCGTGGAGGCGAAAGACATCATCCTCTCCATCATCGGGCGGATCGGCACCGGCGGCGGCGTCGGCAGCGTCATCGAATACGCCGGCGATACGATTCGCTCGCTCAGCATGGAAGAGCGGATGACCGTTTGCAACATGTCGATCGAAGGGGGAGCCCGCGCCGGGATGATCGCCCCGGACGAGAAGACCTTTGAATATTTGAAAGGACGAAAATACGCTCCCAAAGATTTTGATGCGGCGGTGACCCGATGGAAGAAGCTCCCGACCGATCCGGGCGCGACCTTCGATCGCACGCTGAAGATCGATGCGGCGACGTTGACCCCGCAGGTCACCTGGGGAACCAACCCCGGCCAGGTCCTGCCGATCGACGCCCGCATTCCGAATCCGACCGAATATACCGATCCGAACGACCGGAAGTCGGCCGAGCGGGCCCTCGAATACATGGGGCTGCGCCCCGGAACCCGGATCGAGGAGATCCCGATCGAGCGGGTCTTCATCGGCTCCTGCACCAACGCCCGGATCGAAGATCTTCGCCGAGTCGCCCAGTTCGTGAAGGGCCGCCGGGTCTCCTCCAAAGTCTATGCGATGATCGTCCCCGGATCGCAGCAGGTGAAGAAAAAAGCCGAAGAGGAAGGGCTCCATCGCATCTTCAAAGAGGCCGGGTTCGATTGGCGGGAGTCGGGCTGCTCGATGTGCCTCGGCATGAATCCCGATACCCTGAAGCCGGGTGAACGGTGCGCTTCCACCTCCAACCGGAACTTCGAGGGACGCCAGGGAAAGGGAGGACGGACCCATCTCGTCAGCCCGATCATGGCGGCCGCCGCGGCGGTCGAGGGACATTTCGTCGACGTTCGTCAGTACGATTCTAAAAAGTAGAAAGGGAGAATTCATGGAGCCATTCACCAAATTAAACGGACTGGTCGCGCTGCTCGATCTTCCGAACGTCGATACCGATCAGATCATTCCGAAGCAGTTTCTGAAGCGGATCGAGCGGACCGGATTCGGACAGTTTCTTTTTTATGACTGGCGTTTTATCGACGGCAAGCAGCTCAACCCCGAATTCGAGATGAATGCCGACCGGTATAAAGGGGCGACGATTCTCGTCACCCGCGCCAATTTCGGCTGCGGCTCCTCGCGCGAGCATGCCCCCTGGTCGCTCCTCGATTATGGTTTCAAGTGCATCATCGCCCCCTCTTTCGCCGACATCTTCTACAACAACTGTTTTAAAAACGGGATGCTTCCGATCGTCCTTTCCGAAGATCAGATCGAAACGATCTTCCAGCGGACCCGCGCCAGGGAAGGCTATCGATTGAATGTCGATCTGGAGAAGCGGGAGATCACGTCGGCGGACGGGCTGCTTTTTCTCTTCGATGTCGATCCGTTCCGGCGGCATTGCCTGCTCAACGGGCTGGATGATATCGGTCTGACGCTTCAGCAGGAGGAGAAGATCAGCGAGTACGAGAGGACGCGGGCCTGGGTCTCGTAGAGAGGTCCCGGCGGGCTCTACAGGTTCTGCTCGAATTGAATATGTCGGTCGAACCGATCGAGATCGGATTGGCGGAGTGGTGAAAAAGCTGGTTCCCTATCTGATCATCTTTTTTATCGGGCTCATGCTGGCCGGGTTTATTATTTCCTTTCTTCTCCCCTCCATCTGGAAACCGGACTCTCTTGCCGCCGTCGCGCTGATCAAGGCCGATTACCAGGCAATGCTGACAGAGAGCATCAAAGATCTTCCGAAAGAGACGACCGCCTACGGCGAGCGCGAGGAGTGCTGGACGGGCGATCAGACCCACTGTGTTTACGGTTGGTATACCGAATGGAAAGGGGCGGTCTACCTCGTCAGCTATACCTATGGCACGCGGGAGGATGACCGGCGGGGTATTCTGCGAGGCTGGTGGTGGGAGGTCGATATGAAAAACAAAACGGCCCGCCCCGTCTGGCTCTCCGAAACACTTTGGAAATCGTATGCGCTCCAGCCGACCGAAGGCTTCCTTGGCCTCATCGATTCGGCGGAAAAGCCGCTTCACCCGGCCATCCCTCCGCTCATGAAAATTCCATGACGCGAATGGTGAAAGCGCCACGGATTCGATTCCTTCAATCTTTCACCTTCTGGTTCTTATCGGCCTTTCTCCTGGGAAGCGGTTGCGCCATGAAAAGCCTTATTTTCTTCCCCGAGAAAGAGATCACCCTCACCCCCGCCGACGCCGGACTCCCCTTCGAAGACCTCACCCTTACCACCGCCGACGGCGTCAAAATCAACGGCTGGTTCGTCCCCCACCCCGAAGCGCAAACGACGATTCTCTGGCTGCATGGAAACGGGGGGAACATGAGCCACCGGGTGGGGCGAATCGACCGTTCCCATCACACGTTAAAAGCAAACGTTCTCATCATCGACTATCGGGGTTATGGGCGAAGCGGCGGGCGGGTCTCGGAGAAAGGGACCTATCTGGATGCCGTTGCGGCGTATGATTACCTTCTCACCCGGGACGATGTCGATCCGGCGAGGATCATTCCTTTCGGGGCTTCGCTCGGGGCGGCGGTGGCGGTCGAGCTGGCCCTTCAGAGAAAGGTGCAGGGGCTGGTCTTGGAGGCGCCCTTCATCTCGATTCGAGAGATGGCGCGGGTCGCCCTCCCCTGGCTTCCGGTCGGAGGGCTGATCACGACCCGGTACGATAATCTCTCGAAGATCGGACGATTGGAAATTCCGATCTTGATCCTCCACGGCGACCGGGACGAGACCATTCCCTTCGCACAGGGCCGGAAGCTCTTCGAGGCGGCCCGCGGGCCGAAGACCTTTTATGCGATTCCCGGCGCCGGCCATAACAATACCGAAGCGGTCGGAGGCGAGGCCTATTTCAAGGCGATGGCCGACTTTATCTTCCGCCTTCCCTGAGCGGCGGCCCGCTCCCCCCTCCCCCCTTTTCCCGATCAAACCGGATGAATGCAATCAGGCTGACGATGAGAACCGCCGCGGCGGCGACGTACATCCTTCCGTAACGTTCTCCGATCGCGATGAAGCCGAGCAGCGGCGCTCCGATGAAGAGACCCAAATCGTAGAGCAGGGTAAAGAGGGTGATCGCGCTTCCTCGGTTTTCTTCCCGCGCCCGCTCGATCAGCATGACCGAAAGAATCGGAAAAATGAATCCATGCCCGATCCCGCTGAGCACGCCGCTCACGATCAAGCCCGAGGGGGTCGGCCAGAACAGAAGGGCGACGATCCCGACCGCCATTGAAAACACCGATGGATAAAGAACCTTCTTGAGTCCGAACCGGTCGGGCCAGCTGCTCCCGGCCAGCCGGACGGTCACGGCGGTGAGGGTATACGCGATAAAGAAAGGGGTGATCGAGCCGATTCCCATCTTCAGGGCATACGGCTTGAGAAAGACCATGTAGGAGGTCATGCTGAAGGAGAAGGCGACGGTTCCGAGCAGCGGAATGCGAAGCGCCGGCCCCCGCAGAACGGAGAAGAAGCCCTCCGGTTCGGCGTCGTGGGAAGGGGTATCAGGTTCGCGAATAAAGAGGCTGGTGAAGATCGATAAAAGCGCAAGGGTCGCGCTGCTGAGAAAGAGGGCGGGATATCCCCCAAGCCGGATAATCTGCTCCCCCACCAAAACACCGATCGCGCCGGAAAGATGCCCCGACACCCCGAAAAGGGCGATTCCTTCCGTCCGCCGCGTGGCCGGCGACAGATCGGCTGCCAGGGTGAAGAAGGCCGCCATCAAGATTCCCATGCCGAGCCCATGAAGCAGCCGGACAACGAAGATCGTCCACCCGACCTCATCGATGGCCAGATAAGAAAGATTGGCCCCCAGAAAGATCGCCCCGCCGGCGATCAATATTTTCCGCCGTCCGATCCGGTCGAGCGCCGCGCCGACCCACGGACGAATGAGGATTCCGGAAAACGAGGCGGTCCCCATGATCAGGCCGACTGTAAAAAGATCGGCCCCCAGTTGCTGAAGAAACACCGGGAGCAGGACGTATGGCCAAAAAGAAAGCCCAAAGAGAAGATGAGCGGCAAAGAGAAGAATGAAGGCGCGCGTGATCAGAACAGGCCGGGTTTCATGAACCGTCGGATCTCTCATGGTTTTATCATAACAGAACTGGAAACGAAGAATGAGGGGTGAAGATCAAGAGCAAAGAGTTGAATTGTACTTTAGGATTTCACGTACAGTCGGTCGCGCCGATCTTTTAAGAGATGATTGTAGCGATTGAGCGATTTGTTCCGGGCCAGCTTCGGGTCGATCTCAACCACATGGGACTCCTCTTTCCGATCGGAGGCCCGATAAAGGATTTTCCCCTTCGGATCGACCACCTCGCTCATGCCGATGTAGGTGAGGGTTTCCTTCCCGCGTGATTCGGACCCGACCCGATTGGCGGTGATCGCGAAGAGGCGGTTCTCCAAGCAGCGGGTCGGCATTGCATCGGGACAATACGGCAAGACGAGATTGGAAGGATGCGCGATGATGTCCGCCCCCAAAAGGGCGAGGCTTCGGGCCGCCTCCGGAAAGAACCAGTCGAAACAGATCATCATCCCGACGCGCGCTTTGCCGACCGGGTGGACCTGGAACCGAAGATTGCCGGGGGTGAACCAACGTGTTTCCTCATAGAAAAGATGGATCTTCCGGTAGACTGAAATAAACCCCTTCGGCCCGACCAAGACTGAAGAATTGTAAAACTGTTTTCCGCTTCGCTCCGCCA contains:
- a CDS encoding response regulator; the encoded protein is MSKRVLIVDDNQDAIHILSAVLKRGGYAVSVAKNGAEAVEMVRQEHPALILLDIMMPKMDGFEVCQEIKGSTETRGIPILMITARKDPESRKRGLEVGASEYLVKPIHPAEVLRKVEEYLGNDRSSPPSLKSIFLPFLLLREKITFQLGAFAYCSAVDKKPTV
- the aat gene encoding leucyl/phenylalanyl-tRNA--protein transferase: MQISLTPELLEAAYRQGIFPMADGGEIRWYSPDPRGIIDFESFHLPKRLARTIRRGPFEIVINRNLEAVIRACASRQETWINEEIIRAYLALHRSGKAHSVEAYAEGTLAGGLYGVALGGAFMGESMFTVQRDASKVCLAFLVERLKNRGYLLLDTQFITSHLQSFGAVEISRPEYMRRLEKALALDCRFD
- a CDS encoding cytochrome c translates to MSKLIWATVAVGILLAGCSGGISDEALAGLSPAEAGQKVFDAKCKRCHVINGSGGTRGPNLSNVGGRLEETALREFLQDPEKARPGTRMPKVGLTEKQLDVVATYLAGLK
- a CDS encoding MFS transporter; the encoded protein is MRDPTVHETRPVLITRAFILLFAAHLLFGLSFWPYVLLPVFLQQLGADLFTVGLIMGTASFSGILIRPWVGAALDRIGRRKILIAGGAIFLGANLSYLAIDEVGWTIFVVRLLHGLGMGILMAAFFTLAADLSPATRRTEGIALFGVSGHLSGAIGVLVGEQIIRLGGYPALFLSSATLALLSIFTSLFIREPDTPSHDAEPEGFFSVLRGPALRIPLLGTVAFSFSMTSYMVFLKPYALKMGIGSITPFFIAYTLTAVTVRLAGSSWPDRFGLKKVLYPSVFSMAVGIVALLFWPTPSGLIVSGVLSGIGHGFIFPILSVMLIERAREENRGSAITLFTLLYDLGLFIGAPLLGFIAIGERYGRMYVAAAAVLIVSLIAFIRFDREKGGGGSGPPLREGGR
- a CDS encoding CbiX/SirB N-terminal domain-containing protein, which codes for MKRVVVLAMHGAPANDFPKKERAELFDLRAKLKHPPAAERTPLQERLHQLDTKMRAWPRTAENDPFFEGSQALAEQLRKEMGCEVVIGFNEFCAPTVDEAIDRAAAVGAEQVIVVTPMMTPGGAHSKAEIPEAIEQARRRHPGLSILYAWPFETAEVARFLAGQIGLFISKT
- a CDS encoding alpha/beta hydrolase, which translates into the protein MKSLIFFPEKEITLTPADAGLPFEDLTLTTADGVKINGWFVPHPEAQTTILWLHGNGGNMSHRVGRIDRSHHTLKANVLIIDYRGYGRSGGRVSEKGTYLDAVAAYDYLLTRDDVDPARIIPFGASLGAAVAVELALQRKVQGLVLEAPFISIREMARVALPWLPVGGLITTRYDNLSKIGRLEIPILILHGDRDETIPFAQGRKLFEAARGPKTFYAIPGAGHNNTEAVGGEAYFKAMADFIFRLP
- a CDS encoding bifunctional 4-hydroxy-2-oxoglutarate aldolase/2-dehydro-3-deoxy-phosphogluconate aldolase; protein product: MLNDVLERITREKIIAVIRTENADQAVKTVQAVMEGGVCIFEISYTIPDAQDVIRELMKERNILVGAGTVLTLREARSAIGLGCHFVASPVGNLEMVPVCRDGNVACILGASTPSEIYTAMRGGANMVKVFPVDALGGPDYIDEILKPLPFLKIIPAGVKSYDSFKEYLSIGVEAIALGSLLTPRKHVESQNYEAITREAKKFSSLRDDLLRKAA
- the leuD gene encoding 3-isopropylmalate dehydratase small subunit produces the protein MEPFTKLNGLVALLDLPNVDTDQIIPKQFLKRIERTGFGQFLFYDWRFIDGKQLNPEFEMNADRYKGATILVTRANFGCGSSREHAPWSLLDYGFKCIIAPSFADIFYNNCFKNGMLPIVLSEDQIETIFQRTRAREGYRLNVDLEKREITSADGLLFLFDVDPFRRHCLLNGLDDIGLTLQQEEKISEYERTRAWVS
- the leuC gene encoding 3-isopropylmalate dehydratase large subunit, giving the protein MKPKTMFEKIWEAHVVHEEAGKPSLLYIDRHLIHEVTSAQAFDGLRLAKRKVRRPELTFATMDHNVPTTDRALPIEDEISAKQMDTLSRNCKEFGVTLFDLKSPEQGIVHVIGPELGLTLPGFTLVCGDSHTSTHGAFGALAFGIGTSEVEHVLATQCLLQDRPKTFLIDVNGPRPYGVEAKDIILSIIGRIGTGGGVGSVIEYAGDTIRSLSMEERMTVCNMSIEGGARAGMIAPDEKTFEYLKGRKYAPKDFDAAVTRWKKLPTDPGATFDRTLKIDAATLTPQVTWGTNPGQVLPIDARIPNPTEYTDPNDRKSAERALEYMGLRPGTRIEEIPIERVFIGSCTNARIEDLRRVAQFVKGRRVSSKVYAMIVPGSQQVKKKAEEEGLHRIFKEAGFDWRESGCSMCLGMNPDTLKPGERCASTSNRNFEGRQGKGGRTHLVSPIMAAAAAVEGHFVDVRQYDSKK
- a CDS encoding CPBP family intramembrane metalloprotease, coding for MTWWTLSFYLLVLLAAGSVFSVKKDAYPDRGTLFDRQVWSIWIGIFAATLLKSVSAIVLWSPWSFRNQPAIVPIYFLAEISVFVGVLLFYRLITGRPFTLLGFSSERLGIRLLFAMRWIIGVFFVLYCVFYIFLLFQSIEVSQAWLMRLYRNRDLVTALMHFFEKMWGLPSVVIPILFMVVLRPFAEEIVFRGLLYGPIRRKSDPIMAALISSFLFTLADGSIASPHLLTGVLSAYLYERTESLFPGMILHGLLNLGSVVYYFGGKNVISVVVRKAEAGWMTLLLAALFVGVVILYRVLLKKGYGWGGTVSIS
- a CDS encoding acyltransferase; this encodes MKVGFVQFDCRFGEVEKNTNRAAEWITRQRADLWVLPELFNTGYQFTSKKEVAALAEPVPSGQTTQRLIRLAKENRTHLVAGLAERSGKQFYNSSVLVGPKGFISVYRKIHLFYEETRWFTPGNLRFQVHPVGKARVGMMICFDWFFPEAARSLALLGADIIAHPSNLVLPYCPDAMPTRCLENRLFAITANRVGSESRGKETLTYIGMSEVVDPKGKILYRASDRKEESHVVEIDPKLARNKSLNRYNHLLKDRRDRLYVKS